ttaaaaatattttcttgaaaatatttccataGTAAACTTATTGTTGTTGGGAAAATGTACTGCAATGTAAACCACTGTAGTGTCTCTTTAAAAGTCAAAACAAGAGTGGAACAAATTCACTGTAAAGAGCGTGCTCGTGAGATATTGAGTAAGAAGAACCATAACGGAAATGAATGGGACGAAATGCACCACCAGAGAGTAGGAAATCATAAAGTGGGAGAGCACAGAGCGCCAATTGGACTTTTGCTGGGGGTGGAATCTGCGCAGGTCAGCAGAAATGCAGAGCGGAAGAAATACAGGGTGTTCAGGAGCAGTTCTCAGGACTTCGTTACCATATTTCGGAAAATGAATAATTGATGGATTAGCTTGTAAATACTACTTCTTAAGAGAATATGTCTGCTTTAGTTTTTCCAACATAAACAAGGTCTCAttgtaaaaataaacatatttatgGTACTAATACAATTTATTATAATTGGTTATTAAACTACATAGCATGCTAATATTTATCCAAGGAGACCGCCACCAGCTAGGCCCGCTCCTCCAGCAGCACCGAATCCGGCGAATCCACCTCCAAATTTCTTGTCGTACCGGGCGCGGTATCCACCGCCGAATCCCCTCGCTCGCACACGGTAGCTTTCCTTGTAGCGTCCAAAACCTGCTCCACCTCCGATTCCGCCACCAATGAATCCACCTCCACCTGCGAGGCCAAGAGCTTGCGGCTGCTGTTGGATGAGGGGCACCTGTTGCACGACGGGAACCTGTTGGACAACGGGCACTTGTTGCACAACGGGAACCTGCTGGACTCCTCCGATGCCACCCACTCCGCCAATGGCTGCCACTCCTCCAACCGCTCCGATTCCACCTCCTCCCAGGGAATGGGCTCCAGCCTGCCAAGCGCCAATTCCCAGTAATAACAAAAAATGCACTTGAAGATCGCACCTCATCTCGGCTGAGTGTCCAATAACGATGTGAGTTACCTTAACTAAATCACCTGGCTTTTAATGCCCAGGCCGGCGACCTTCAGACCACAagcgatgacgatgacgaggTGTGAACCACCTCACCAGCGGGCAAAACCATGATTCCCCCAATAGAACCGCCGAAACATAGATGAGGCCTTAGAGTTATGGGTTTTTTACCCGGGCGCCCCAATATGCCAATTGGAAGTGCAAACAGTGGCCActaattaatttgcataaataagcAGCTGGGAGTGGGGCAGACCAAACAGTTAACCCCATCATGTTGTGGCAAACGGTCTACCTGCTCGTCTTGGCGTGCGCCGTGGTCAGCACCACACCGATCCTCTCCAGCATCGACGAGGAGAGCATTAGGAAGCCCCGGCACATTGGAGGATTTGGAGGTGGCGGAGTCGTAGGAGGTGGCATCATCGGTGGTGGAGGCGTTGCTGCCCCCATAGTGGCAGCCCCCGCAATCCAAACAGTTCCCGTTGTGTCCACTGTGCCCATCATCACCACTGTTCCCGTCATACAGACGATACCCAGCTATGGTTATGGATATGGCGGTGGCTACCCCGTTGGAGGAGGATTGGGCGGACTAGGTGGcatcggcggcggcggcggatTCGTTGGCGGCGCTGTTGGTTTTGCCAAATTCAAAGGCGGTTTCTTTGGCTAGATGTTTCCGAATAAATCTGAGCGTTTCTTGAGACCCACTAGTGTAAACAATGAATAAACAAAAGTACTGCGAGATCGAGTTTCATTTTGCCGAGTGTTTGGAATCGACAAAGTCGATGATCTTGCATATTCCGTACTTAACTGGCTGTTATTTCTGGAAGAGTCTCTCGCTGCTATTtgcttttatatatatatgtacatatatatgtcgAATATCGCGCGAGGCGAGGCGGATGGGCTTTTTAAGTGGTAAACAACAGGCCATCAAGCGATTACAGTGGGTCAAGTTGGCTGGCCTGAAGAGCGGTATCCAATTGTTGGTTATCGGATTGCTAATTGTAGTCTTTATCGACGTGTGGATACTTTTGTCGATTTGTCTTTAAAAAGTCTGGTCATGTCAAAAATATTCAGCTCAAATGGTATCTGGTTGCTTGGTACTTCAAATTTGAATCTTAAGAATATTATTACAATAACCTTGCATCATTCACAGTTAATAATCCACACATTATAATCTCAATTAGTAGCACCTCGAGTTACGAACCAAAGAGATCTAGATCTCGTTCCACGGTTGCCTCACACTTCCGCATCATATTTCATTTCATCTACACATTAAGATTGGGTCAACCTTATGTATTTGTAtaagcgttttttttttgggtttttcaAACCGTTGATTATTCTCGGCGTCTTTGCCCGACTGCGATTGAAATTAGacgaaaaatgtaaaaaaaatacactCAATGGCAATCAACAAATGCCAATGAACCGCCTTTGTTTATGACACCAGGTGCTGGGTGTTCTTGGCAAATGTTTGGCTATAAATTAAAGCCCAGCTGGGCGATGAGTTTTAGTATTTGACGAAGTTGGAGAAGGAATACGACATCGAAATGGATCACAAGTGGATATTATTTTTGTTCAGCATTGCTGCTCTGCTCTTGTGCAATTTTGTAAGAGCCGatgaaacggaaacggaagtggtGGAGGAGCAACCAAGCTCTATTCAGCTGCTGGAGGCCGGGGAAACCGCACAGGCTGATTCCGCAGACGAGAACGTTAGGAAAGTGCGCCAGTACTTTGGACCACCACCGTTTGGACCTCCGCCACCACCCTTCTTTGGACCACCTCCACCACCGTACTACGGCGGTGGTTTTGGTGGCGGATTCGGCGGTGGCTTCCAGAGAACTCGAGTGGTCACCCGCACCCGTTATCGCGGACGCGGTGGATACTACGGCGGTGGATTCTACGGTTAATCAGTGGACATGGATTCGATTGTGCAGACTTTGTGATACTTCTTTTGTGCTGCCCCATGGGgtgcaataaaattgtttgctttatGCAAGTCCATTCAATCGGTTGTTTATAAGAGTTTATTAATACAACGTTGGATTTATGGCGGGGAAAGCTGAGATCGGAGGTGTTTATAAGGGAGCCACGAGGCTAAGCTCCAAAAATGTTCcgcttgctgctgctgtggatCACTGTGGGCCTGGTGGCAGCTCTGGATGAGCGGGAGTTCGATCCACAGGTGGCACCGCATCAAAGTTCAGGTAACGTGGGTTACCTATTATATTGGGTTATTTGATTAGcttaaaatattcaattcCTTTTCCAGTTCCAAAACCATTTCAGCTGTGGCGAAGTTTTGCGAGTCATGTGCGTCTCGTCTTCAGTCGCCTTCAACCAAAATCACCAACTCCGCCCACCGTTAAGACGAGAACGGGTACAACTACCACCACTACTCCCGAACCTGAACTGCAGTTCTATGGAGCTCTGAATCCCATATACCAAACAGGGAACTTTTAATGTTACTTAACTAAGCTTTATTACGAAACTCTTAGGCTATATTTTGGGTGAGTGCTGTTGCTTTAGCGGAACTTCTTGCCGAATAGGCTCTTGAAGCTGCCGAGTCCACCGAAGCCGCCGCCGAAACCGTGTCCTCCAAATCCACCGCCAAAGCCATGTCCCAGACCACCGAATCCTCCCTTCAAGCCGCCGAGTCCTCCGAAGCCGCCGAACTTGCCGCCAAGTCCTCCTAGTCCTCGTACCACTCTCTCGCCCTCCAGTTCATCCACTTGTGGCTCCTGTTCCGCCTCCAATTCCAAGAGTGTCAATGGTTCTCCATTGTCGAAATCCACAGGTATGGCCAGAGAGCAGGAGATCACGGCGATCAGGGCGAGACTCAGGGCAAGAAACTTCATTTTAGTGCGTCTCGAAGGGATTCAAACAGATTAATGGCAGCTGATTGATGGATGTTCGCTGGATTGGTACTTAATACCAAGTGCCATGACAACTAGGTTTATATACTTCTGGTCTGGGACTTGGGCTCGTGCGAAGAGTTGCTAATTCGCAGTGTCAACAAAGTGTGGACCCAGCAACGGCTGCGATCTGCGATCTTGACCAAATATACTCGTACTTTCATTCATCCAACATTTTGTTAGACTTTTGGGATGGGTTTTGGGTGAGTTTGGTCTTCGAGTGAGTGCGTGTGTGCAAATGGCTGGGTTTGCTCAGGTCTTTAGCTTGGCCCTAACGATAGTTACATCATGTTTGCCATTGCGATTACCAGGTTGATGGTCTTGAAACGCAATCACGATGACCTTAGACATTTTTTTTGACCAAGACTCACTTGACTCCTCCATTGATATTTTAGAATTAGCTTAGGAATTCTAATAATTATCTGATTATCATTGACTTTAATTAAAGCGAATCGGGATTTTGCTGTCGCGCGACTTAATGGGCTAAGAATACAAGCAGCTAGTTTGTGtcttaagtcttttgtttattttgctaaTTACTAGATATACAGATTTGCTGAGCACCTAAGTAGCGGCTTATTGCCTCCAGTTTGCGAAACGTTCACGTGCTGCCAGTTTTTGTCTTCTTCTCAGATATCTCTTGTAGTATTTTGCATTGACAATGTGCTTGGGATACGTAGCTATTGGTTTCTGGTACCAGAGCTTGGAGGACTGGCGATGGCGATGTTTGCTTCTCGGTTCTGGGATGACATTGTAGCGGGTTTTCCTCACTTGATCCGGCACAAATGATCTCGACCAGGCAATGGGGTCCAGGCTGGCATCGTAGCCAGCTTCATTAGTGGGCCACCAAGGCTTGGCTTCACAGATATCCATTAAAAGTAGCAGGATGGGTATAGCAATTAGAATGCAGTTCAACACGGAGTAGTTCATGGTGCAAAGGTTCACTGAAGACTGCCGCTCTTTGACCTTACAACTCGGGTTCTTATACCCAGCTGAATACACAACATTATCGGATTAACCCCGACATGGGCAGGGACCCAACTACCTGCGTAACTTATCAATGGCTTAGGTACTCAGATAAATGCATTGCGCAGGCCAACAAATCACTGTGGATCGTAAATCAGAGCTGGAAAAGGTGCCTTTATCTCTAGGGGAAAATCGATGGAATCGAAAATATTCAATGGCTCTGCGGGTGTAAACCAGCATGTTCGTTTCACTTTCAAAACTTGTCATCCTGGCTCCGATTGCTAAATTTGCCAAATTACCAACCTTGCACTTGACACCTGCTGCTTAATTAGCGTTTAAAAAGAGATTCGTCGGTTGTTTTGAAAAACGAGAGTTAATATATGACACACATTTCCATTTATCCCTCTCCAAAGAACACTCAAACAAAAGTCTAAAGACATCGCATAAGTAAAACCGCTCTGTTAAATTTGTTGTATAAATGTTCTTGTATTTatcgaaaataaataaaataaattagctTATTATTTATGGAGCTTTAAGGCTCAATTAAAAGCCTGGGGCATAGCCCTGCATGTTCATGCGCTCCAGGAAACCACCGGATGGTGGATATAATCCCTGCATGTTGACCTGAGGTGCTGGATACAATCCCGGATTGGCTCCACCGAATCCCTGCGGAGCTGGATATAGACCCGGGCTGACGCCACCAAATCCTTGGGGTGCTGGATATAGTCCGGAACTGCCGCCAGCCAATCCCTGAACATTGGCCATATTGACAATATTGTTCAACGATTGGAAGTTATCTACGGCAGGGTTGGGCACAAATCCATTGGGCAGCTGGGGGTTGGGATACATCAGAGAGTTTCCATACATGGGTGGCACGCCTGGATAGCCGAATGAGCCAAACGGATTGAAGCCAGGAACTGAGCCTGCCAGATTGGGATCAGGATACGAGGGATAATTGTTGGCAATGTTCGTCTGCAGACCGGGAACGCCATTTAGTCCAGGAGCCGGCGCAAGGCCAGGATAGATCAGACCCGGGTAGTTGGGATACCGCACCAACTGGCCACCGACCGAGCTCAGGGCCATCTGGTTCATTGGTACACCCATGGTCATCGACATGGGTTGAGATCCCGTCGCTGGAGTCACGTTGGCCACCATTTTAACATCTGGATCCGCTGAGCCGGCCATCTTCAGCTGACGCTCCTTTCGCACATGCTGATCCTCGATATGATGCTGTTCCGCATCCAGTGGCTTGGACTCCGCCGTGCCCAGGAGGAGCAGGGAGAGCAGCAGGATAGCTTTCTTCGCAACGAACTTGGTCATTTCGGTAGCTATCTCTAGAGGCAACTGTTTGCTTCCGGCTCGATGAAATCCCCTTTTATGCCGAGGCCGATGGTGAAAACTTTCTTTTGCAATTATCCGCCTTGGTTTTTCGCTTAAAGTGATGccttttttatgtttttatggCGGCAAAAGTCGAACACAGCGGCCCACTGAGCGCCCTGTCTTCGGTTTTGTAATCTCTTTATAAACAATTCACACTTTTAGACTAATGCCCAAGGCAAATAAGGTGCGAAATGTCTCAGCGCACGGAGTTCGCCTTGCAGAAAATCGCTGCTCCCCAGATGAGTCGCGTATATGTGaatgtatcttgtatcttaAGGGCAAAGCGGGGGCGTCTCAGTCTGAGGAAGAAATCAAGAGTCTGCAAAGTCAGTTTAACAAACAGCCCAAAGGTATGCTACAAAGCGAATATTAACTATACCTGTTACCTCAAGAGTATCTGCCCATGTCcttctgtccgtccgtatgttTATCTATCCGTATAAAGGCTGTGTTTTTCATTAAATATctcttattatttattattaataagaATAGCTTATTCTTTTCTCATAATGATTATTGtatttgtgttgaataaataatattaataatatttgtacATCTTTACAAGCTAGACCTGTTCAGTTTCCCAACTTTGGGCATGGGATATTTTGGCATCCATAGAGTATGTGACTAAGTGGCAGTTCCTGACTTATTTGCCAAAGCTGTCGGTGTAGGCGGCGCGTCTGGCATCAGCACGAGCCTGGCGAACGGCCAATGGATCGTCGGCCAGATAGTGGGGCGCATAGTCCTCCGAGTCGTAGGATCTGCGATTGGTTGCACCGTATCCATGTTTGCCGTACACTGCGCTCTTGGGATAGCAGATGAAGTAGTCGCCCTGGTAGTAATCCGCACTGGCTCGCTTCTGGCGCACTGGTTCTCCGGTAATATCCGTGGCCGAAACGAATCCTGGATCCTGTGCATCCTTAGCGATGGGCGCTGCTTGGATCAGGCTTAAACCGACGATCATGGAGATCACAACGATGGAGATGATGCACTTCATCTTTATTGGgtatttgaatatattttgGGTATGGTTGGCTTTTGAATTTGGAGTTTTGAGTTGAGCTTGGCTTGGTATGTCCACTGGTGCTGGAGTTCCTTTGGGTTCTGTGCCTTATCCGCCGTGCGTCGTTGGTTTTTATAGCCGCGAATCTTCTCCAAAACGCGCTAATTGTTATGACAGACCGAGTCGATCAGCCAGATCCCAGTGGTGACAGTATTGGGGCACTAATTTCATTTGTCGCGCATCTTTTGATTTAATTAGCAGGAATAGCACCGCACAACATTTCCGTCAATGCGGTCCAGCCTTTTTGGCCAGCTCCAAGCTCACGACTCTCCTCGTGTGACGTCATTTGGGGGCTGAACCCCTGTGGGGGGAGGTCTTTTTTTAGTTATTGCGGCTTAGACATTTCGCGACTTTGGCTTTTTGTTGCGGTAGGCAACGTCGAGGTGTGAATGATTCATTGGTGGAGTTGGCCCCCTCAAAAGATCAAAGTAACTTAAATATATTAGTATTGGTCATCAATTAGGCAGATCGTAGAATCTGTGACGTATTTAGTCGAACTGATTTAGCTTAATAACCTTGggaagtatatatatataggcaTCTCTATAAGAGTTTTAATAATAGTAAAAATACGCAACtgaattataaatattttattaagcTAGGTAGTTTTGTAACGTATTTGCTGTTGTAGGATCTTTTGGAAGTGATAAATCACATTATCACTGTACCGCAATTAGTATACAGCGTGATTGAATACTTTGCGTGTTTATTTTGggaaatatttgaatttatttttaaaaagccgACAACTTGAGAATAATTCAATTATTAATTCATGGAGGTACATACTCGTACTACGATTTGACTAAGTACAAAATATTTGTTCCCATATTGCATGAAACAATGCCAATTTGTTGTCGGAAATTGTTTTGTGGGGGAGGCGCTAATTAAGTGCACTATTGAAAACTTAGAAATAAAGATGAATCATGTTGACAACGTGCCTGTTTCCAAGGAAGCAAATTCCACAATCGAGagtgcaaaatatttgcgttCTCATCAATTAGAAGTCGTGTGAGTCAGTCAGAAGTTCGTCAGTCGGTCAGCCTGAATCAAAAGCAACCTGGAGTTCAACTCCTCCTCTGGTGAAATATTGTGCCAGGAACTTGGAGGTAATTTTCCATTAAGAAATCGATCGCAAGGCTGGTCGGGGGTGCCTGAAAACAAAACCGCAAAAACCCTGTCTCAACCCCACATATCTGGAAATTAATCGAACTAGCTTTTTATTTGACTTGGCAATTAGTGTGTTGTTCGAAAACAGGTTACATTATCCCAGATTTGGCGATTCCTTTTAGTTGTGCAAGCATTTCGCAACAGTTATCAACAAAAACCACCACATTTATGGTCCAGATGTgctatttttaattgaatggCTTAGAACTAGCGGAATCTTAATCTTGGAAGATTTTTCATTTGTGGGAAAAGTAGAATTTCGATCGTGTTTGGATCGTATTCATTGATTAGCGTTTCTGGACCGGTTCCATTCGATTACGTTGTATTTTTTGCGATTAAGTGCGTAAGCAATCGAATACGCCCTTTACACCGAAAATCCCTCACTTGCCACCCAATGCAAAGTcatatgtttttgttttcgtttcttGACTTTTGTCTATTTTTGCCTCATATACACAATGAttaactatttttatttacgTCCCCAACTGGAACTGGCTGAAGCTGACGCCGATGCTGATGCACTGCCTCCGCCAAATCCACCTCTGGGATAtccgccaccgccaccgaATCCACCAGGGCGGTagccaccgcctcctccacAGCAGTATCCTCCGCGGCGAAAGCCGCCAAAGTGACGAGCGGCCCTAACTCCAGTGCCATCATCGATTCCCTGCTGTGCTTCAGCATCTTCCAGCGTGATCTTTTGTTCCTCCAGAGGATGGGCGCTGATCATGGCCAGAATGGCCGCGAAGACGAGGGCAAGCACCAGGTACTGTTTCATATTGGACGATCAAACACTTTCTGCAATCGAAGCACCCTGGGCTccaatttttatataaaaattcaaataaccCGGGGATGTCCCGTGTGAAGAGCAAGTGTTCTATAGCGCATTATATGCTATCCAAGTATCATTAGTTACACCCGTAGGGCAATTATAATATGACGCTGATGATTTCACCAAAACTTGAGTTCAACGGAAATCCCAGACGTGTCGAAAACAAACCCCCCAATTCTTCcagaaattacaaaaatgtaTACAAATTACACCGAGTAATAAAGCCTggatacatttttattaaatttctgAATAAGTAAAttgcataataataaattggtTTTTAAACTAAGTCGCCAATTGGAAGTCTtaggaaaaagaaaactttaattaaatagTTATTTCTTGCACATTTTGGTAAAAACCAACATTCTTCATTGAAGAAGCTACCTAAAATTATTCATCTTTATTCTTCTTCAATGACGATGAATATTTGTAAGCAGCTTGAAATgtatgatttattttttttctgtgtacaTCTGAACCATCACATTTTGAGACCAGCCCCCGGGATGGGGATTTACTTCTCCTACGGTTGAATGCAGAACAGTCAACACATTTTAAGTGATCAGTGACCCAAGATTGATTTTGCGCAGTTTATAAAGTGCATGATACCAGAGAATTGGGTTTACTTCACTGTCTGAGAAAGGTGTCTAAAATTGTGGACCTGGGGAAGCACATTAAATTCTCAGGTGTAAATATCTAAAGGTTCTGTGAGAACCTTAAACCCGTTTGGTAACCAGCAATCGAGTCAGTCCAAAAATAAGCGAACAACGATGATCTACAGATGCGCGGGAAAAACGaaatttttaacaaaacaaATCGTATATCATTCTCATAAACTGGTTCGTGGCGTAAGAAACATACTTAAAAGGCACTCCCTCTTAAATTACAATAATTTATTACAGTCTAACTTGTCTTTTACTGCACTGGCAATAAATATTGTAGTTAAAAGTTCCGGCTAGGCCGTGAAAAAATTGACTAAGGGTGTGCGCTTTTAACTATTACTCCCAAGGTAATAATAGATTCCATAACTATTCCAGTACTTAAATCCAGTCGTTGTAAGATGAATAAAGACAAActaatatttgtttaaaaacaaaaataggTGTTTACCCGGTAGCACTGAACCTTGGAAAACCAATATAGTTTAGTCTTAAGTTATATTGTTTTAAACAATCGTTTTATGTTTTGGACAATCATTTTACAGCTCCAGACCGTGAAAATTATATGGATAAGTAAACACATAATATCAGCTCGACGATACCCATTGACTTCAATTCGTTAATACTTCGCGATATTCGCTTCTTTTTGAAGCaaagttttataaaaagatatatataaaagCACGCGTGGATTAAGTGCCTCGGATGATTGACCAACTGGCAGATGTCTAGCCAgacttaattaaattaaaaggcAAAGATTTCCATGTCTGGCGAAACGCTGATCAATTAGTGCAAATATAATAATTCGAGATAATCCCCAAGGCAACTGGAAACAGAAAATGGGAAGACTCCGCTCTTATACACCGCGTATAAGATGAATCACCATCTGACATGCGTACGCCTAGTGGAATGCATCTACTCAGGGGTGAATAGATTTCCAGCTCGCTAATTAACTTTACTATTGACAATCTTTATTATTATAGCCTGCGAGTATAGAAGATACGCCCCCGGTTGTTGGCTTTTTGAATGTGAATGAAAcgaaacagcagcagctaaatgcgaaaaaaaaacccgCGGAAGTGAGCCATCGAGTTAACGGTGTGAAACAGATTGCTGACTTATTTGGCCAACTTTCGGCAAGGTCAATGTCGGGTGTGCTCGTCTGCGGACTGGGCCAAAACAAGATGATCTCGAACCGGGCGTGAAAGCCGCGTGGCGCCAACCAGTTGATGACGTTCTGACCAAGATTGGCGTGGTTCCGCTCGGCCTGCGATCATTATTTGCAGGTGCCGAAGGTCTTCTggttcatttttttgccaaactTATTTGGAAATTCATCCAAGAACTCTGTggtataaaatattattgggTTTTTCAGTCGGTCCGCAGTTGTAAATCTCCACCAGACTGTTACGGTTACGAAATGTATCTACGCGCGGCTCTACTGAGCCTTCTCTTCCTGATGGTCTCCGGTCAGAGGAGTAAGTCCCGGAGTGAACGTCCTCAAGGCAGAACCTTGGGACTATTGACGCCCCTTTTACTGGGAGGTGGTGGACCGCTCTTCGATGTTCCCCTGCCTGCAGGACCACCCATCAGACCAGGTGGCGGATCATCGTCCGCAGCCGGAGGAGGCACCCAATCGGACTCGTACTACGGCGGCAGTTATCCTAGCTACGGATACAGGCCCAACTACGGATACGGATATCCCAACTATGGTTATAACTATGGATACCCGGGCTTGGGCTACGGCTATGGCCAGAACTACTACAGACCCAGCTACTACAACTACGGTGGATACCAGAGACCGCAGCCCTACTACGGTTACCGGCCTACTTATAGCTCCATTGGAGCTGCCGGATCAGGCGGTTATCCCTCATATAGCAGTTCATCTGTCATCTCAAGCTCTCCAACAAATTCGGCCGTTGGTTCGGcatcaggagcaggagcagtaTCTGGTGGTGGAACCCCACAGCTATCCACCGCTCAGCAAGCCCAGTTAGCCGGTATCTTGGGTCAGGCTCTTGGCAGTAGTCTACGCCCTCTTCTCGCCAATGGGGGCGGGGCAGCCGGAGCAACAGGAGCGGGGGCGAATCCACAAGCGCTGAGCGGTCTACTCAGTCTACTTGGCTAGGCCATAAGTAGATCAGTATTAAGTAATAGatagaaatatttttgacAACTTATCGGTTCGATAATCAAACTATATGCTAAAATCTATCATTGTTACcttgtttattaattttaaattttcttaatctatttttaattagttttaatgATTGCTTTTGTTAGTCTAATTTCAttataaattttgtttttctaaATGCATATACGTTTTTGTTCAATTTGGATTTCTGTTGGCTAAGATTTCTCTTGCTTTGCCCATCCGTATGTAAATTGTGTTAAATGAATTTATCGTTGGGTGTTAACCATATATAGTGGGGTCAGGGCCTTACAACTTATGTATCTTTTCCAAGTTTGCGAATACATAATAATTAGAGGCACAAGAACTGCACTTTTAGAGGTATAAAAGGCAGTTCAGATCGCAGTTCATGTTAGATTTTTCAGAATGGCCAGTAAGCTAACCTTTTTCTTACTAGTTGTATGGACTCTCCTGGGATGTGTTTTGACGAATCCTGTGAATGAggatcctgctgctgcagcaacacTAGATGATGTGGCTGATTTTGGTGGTCAGCAAGCGAAGGAGGGCGATAGACCAGCTCGATGGCTGAGCGGAGGTTGGGGAGGCGGCTGGAATACAGGATGGGGAGGAGGATGGAGTGGCAGCTGGAATGGAGGATGGAATGGAGGCTGGAACAGTGGATGGAGTAATTCCTACAGCCCCTGGAGAAGCAGCTATAGTAGTTATTGGTGGTAGCATTCCCAAAACAATAGCTTCCCCAAACTTGGTGCCAACTTTTGAATAAAGTGATCAATAGTATAATAAAGATATTCAAAAGTTCTGTGAAAGCTCATGAGTTCAAAATAAAGCGCATTAAGTTAATAAAAAACCAAAGCTTTAAAGAGCTTATTTATAGCCAAATTAAATCACAGAAAACCATTTCAATTGTTTACGTGCTGGCGTTTTATGGTATCAAATAAATTTGTGCAAAGTAAACAAGAACATTTAAAATAGTAAACAAGAAACAGGAATGTCAGTCATTCTTTGGATCTCTGGATCGAATAAAAGACCGCAGCTTTGGTTCCAAAAGTTACAGTTGCACATTGCAAAGATCCAAGTACAATCGAAGCAAATCTATCCCCGAAATCACTTACCCGAAGTATCTGCGAGATGCGTCTTATCCTTCTGTCCATCGTTGGCCTCCTGTGCCTGGCCTATGCCCTCGCACTGAATGAGTATGGAGCTGATCTCGAGGATCTGGCCAATCTAGGAGCAGAACATGCCGACAGCGGAGTCCGAGAGGCTCGTGGTTATGGTCATGGAAACTACGGACATGGCAATTACGGACATGGCAACTACGGACATGGTCATCACGGTGGTGGTGGTCATGGACATGGACATTATGGTCGATAG
This genomic interval from Drosophila mauritiana strain mau12 chromosome 2R, ASM438214v1, whole genome shotgun sequence contains the following:
- the LOC117136991 gene encoding glycine-rich protein 5, with product MLWQTVYLLVLACAVVSTTPILSSIDEESIRKPRHIGGFGGGGVVGGGIIGGGGVAAPIVAAPAIQTVPVVSTVPIITTVPVIQTIPSYGYGYGGGYPVGGGLGGLGGIGGGGGFVGGAVGFAKFKGGFFG
- the LOC117136824 gene encoding prisilkin-39, encoding MYLRAALLSLLFLMVSGQRSKSRSERPQGRTLGLLTPLLLGGGGPLFDVPLPAGPPIRPGGGSSSAAGGGTQSDSYYGGSYPSYGYRPNYGYGYPNYGYNYGYPGLGYGYGQNYYRPSYYNYGGYQRPQPYYGYRPTYSSIGAAGSGGYPSYSSSSVISSSPTNSAVGSASGAGAVSGGGTPQLSTAQQAQLAGILGQALGSSLRPLLANGGGAAGATGAGANPQALSGLLSLLG
- the LOC117137109 gene encoding kininogen-1-like, which encodes MRLILLSIVGLLCLAYALALNEYGADLEDLANLGAEHADSGVREARGYGHGNYGHGNYGHGNYGHGHHGGGGHGHGHYGR
- the LOC117137970 gene encoding uncharacterized protein LOC117137970, yielding MFRLLLLWITVGLVAALDEREFDPQVAPHQSSVPKPFQLWRSFASHVRLVFSRLQPKSPTPPTVKTRTGTTTTTTPEPELQFYGALNPIYQTGNF
- the LOC117137969 gene encoding glycine-rich RNA-binding protein 2; translated protein: MKFLALSLALIAVISCSLAIPVDFDNGEPLTLLELEAEQEPQVDELEGERVVRGLGGLGGKFGGFGGLGGLKGGFGGLGHGFGGGFGGHGFGGGFGGLGSFKSLFGKKFR
- the LOC117137446 gene encoding calcium-binding protein P is translated as MTKFVAKKAILLLSLLLLGTAESKPLDAEQHHIEDQHVRKERQLKMAGSADPDVKMVANVTPATGSQPMSMTMGVPMNQMALSSVGGQLVRYPNYPGLIYPGLAPAPGLNGVPGLQTNIANNYPSYPDPNLAGSVPGFNPFGSFGYPGVPPMYGNSLMYPNPQLPNGFVPNPAVDNFQSLNNIVNMANVQGLAGGSSGLYPAPQGFGGVSPGLYPAPQGFGGANPGLYPAPQVNMQGLYPPSGGFLERMNMQGYAPGF
- the LOC117137968 gene encoding uncharacterized protein LOC117137968, whose translation is MNYSVLNCILIAIPILLLLMDICEAKPWWPTNEAGYDASLDPIAWSRSFVPDQVRKTRYNVIPEPRSKHRHRQSSKLWYQKPIATYPKHIVNAKYYKRYLRRRQKLAARERFANWRQ
- the LOC117137967 gene encoding uncharacterized protein LOC117137967 encodes the protein MDHKWILFLFSIAALLLCNFVRADETETEVVEEQPSSIQLLEAGETAQADSADENVRKVRQYFGPPPFGPPPPPFFGPPPPPYYGGGFGGGFGGGFQRTRVVTRTRYRGRGGYYGGGFYG
- the LOC117136784 gene encoding uncharacterized protein LOC117136784, with the translated sequence MKCIISIVVISMIVGLSLIQAAPIAKDAQDPGFVSATDITGEPVRQKRASADYYQGDYFICYPKSAVYGKHGYGATNRRSYDSEDYAPHYLADDPLAVRQARADARRAAYTDSFGK
- the LOC117136795 gene encoding glycine-rich RNA-binding protein GRP1A, which gives rise to MKQYLVLALVFAAILAMISAHPLEEQKITLEDAEAQQGIDDGTGVRAARHFGGFRRGGYCCGGGGGYRPGGFGGGGGYPRGGFGGGSASASASASASSSWGRK
- the LOC117136990 gene encoding glycine-rich protein 23 — protein: MRCDLQVHFLLLLGIGAWQAGAHSLGGGGIGAVGGVAAIGGVGGIGGVQQVPVVQQVPVVQQVPVVQQVPLIQQQPQALGLAGGGGFIGGGIGGGAGFGRYKESYRVRARGFGGGYRARYDKKFGGGFAGFGAAGGAGLAGGGLLG
- the LOC117138486 gene encoding uncharacterized protein F12A10.7 codes for the protein MASKLTFFLLVVWTLLGCVLTNPVNEDPAAAATLDDVADFGGQQAKEGDRPARWLSGGWGGGWNTGWGGGWSGSWNGGWNGGWNSGWSNSYSPWRSSYSSYWW